The region ATGACGAATTAAGTCATCAAACAATCTTTTATTTCAGTTAAATtcttgatattttcaaatttcttaattaagtttttgGTCTCAACTCTTCACAAAGTTTTTAGTTAAATTCCCTATAAaagaagactttttttttaacacatatATGTATTATTTGCACATATAAAACTGTCACAacagttttaactaaaaatatatttttttaattctatttttttttatctccacGCCCAGAACTCTACCAAACCAATTCTATCTCCCTGGTACGTAGTAGTGCGTTGAACAGGCATTCTCTAACATCCAATCTGCTATTGGAGAGGAAGATTCGAGAGCACCTTCAGCCAGCCATTGTTGACAAATGTCGCCGTAATAAACAACGAATTATGCACCTAATCTATTTGTGCATTTCAAACGCACAAGTACTGCTTGGAAGTTGCGGTTCATTCACAGTACTTGCTTGATAGTCAGAAATTGACGACAGCCCATTTCCATTTTGGTCGAGGATATGATGATGGCTAGGTAGCATGCTATGCAAATGCACAATCTTGGACTGTGAGTTAGTGGGTGTTCGTGGCCTGTGATTTTCCGGGTATTCTGGAGAGTAGAGTATGGGATTGAGAAGTACATAATTGGGAGCTAGGTACGTGTGATATGATGACAGCAATTTAGTCACATTAATTTATGCCTTAattatttataggaaaacatGAGAAGACGCTACTAATCTTGATATATAGCATGGATATATAGTGCCCTCATCAACAAGCGCAGCAAAGTTAAGAACTACTGGCTTGTTCAAGAAAAATTGtggaagaaaaagagaggataTGTTTCATAGCACAATTCCACTCTAGGAAGTAGTAAAGATAGTGCAGAGAATAGCAGATCcccaataacaaaataataataatgataataaattaaatgtactTGCACTCTCACGTAGACTTATGCATGCCGTACGTCAAAGGAAGAAGTGATAATCTGTGCATGCATGGAACTGAAATTCAGTCTGTGCAAGAGTAGAAGACTGTTGGTCAGTATATCAACCACGCAGAGATGGCCTAACATTCTGCTAGCAGCGATGCAAGGATGCATGGTGTGCTTTCATACACCGGAACAGGCACCAAGGTTTTAAAACATACAAGTCAGACATTCGAACACGGTTTTTAAGGACAGATCTATTTGTATTCAATGATGGAAAATGTCGATTCGATGATATTGTGgggaaataaatttaattccaaGTGTACGTAGCAGAAATAAGAAACTTTGACTGAACAACCCAGTTAATTTGTTGTGCAAGCTAGCCTAGCCCACTGGTAACATATACACACGCAGAGTAGACAGATATCTGTGTACATAAACACTACCGTTAGCGGATAAACTTATGCTTAAGGAGAAAATCGTTAGCATAAATCAACGCGGGAAAGCTACCAGTACATGGGAAATTAATACTTGTATTCAAAAGTGGAGTTCACATATGAACAGGATGATAAAGAGTGGGAAATGCATGCTACTAGTCCCATTGCCCAAGTCAAATATTATAAGACACGTATTTCTAagtcagaaaagaaaaggtggggaTAAAGCTTGTATTCTATTGCATATAGACAGAAACAGACGGTCCTCCACTGTACCGCCACCCCACCACCAACACCCTCCTGTACTAAAAGTCAAGATTAACAGATGAGAGGCACTAGAAATTTAACAAACTTTTCAAAAACCATGTCTCGTCACCTTTACAATTAATGCCAAACTCTTAAAAAGCCTTGTCTTGTTACCTTTACAATGCCTATTTATACAGGTTACCACTTCAAGCATTTCCAGTCAACTAAGCATACTTCTTTCTCATACAGTGAGTGACACGCATAAACATATACATTGAGCCGTGAGAGAATAATCTGGAAATGGCAAGTCCAAGGTTGTTAGGGACTGCTTTCCTGGTCTTGCTTATTGCAGACCTCACCTTTGCTGCTAGGACACTGCAGGCAAccggtggaggtggaggtggagggcAGGGAGGAGGTGGCGGTGGTGGTTCCGGATCAGGACTTGGATCAGGTTATGGTTCTGGGTCTGGATACGGGAGCGGTGAGGGATATGGTGCTGGTGGTCGTGGAGGAGGCGGAGGCGGGGGTGGAGGCGGTGGaggtggcggtggcggtggcgggGGATCCGGAAGTGGGTCGGGAAGTGGAAGTGGGAGTGGGAGTGGAAGTGGGAGTGGAAATGGGAatggaggtggaggaggaggaggtggtggtggtgggggtggaggtggaggaggaggatctgGCTCTGGCTCTGGCTCTGGCTCTGGTAGCGGGTCAGGTTATGGCTCTGGATATGGAGGAGGGAAAGGTAAAAGATTGCCTTGAACACAAAATTagttaccttttcttttatataacaCCATTCACAGTCATTTGTATTCCGAAATAAAATTGCAGGAGCTCACACATGCATGAACATAGCATGTTGGCGAGTGATTGCAACTGTGCATGCGTGTATCACTATCAATAAGTCACCTTTTCAAAtgctataaataaaagaaaacattttaattacTCTCTATATTTTACCCACAATCTCTCCGCAAACCCTAATCAAAAGTGAAAGTTACGTTTCCATGAGAACGAGACTTCATCACAAAAAAggactttaaataaaattatcacaGTTTCCAGAAACAGAAGTTGTGCCGTGTGAAGAATTTCCTATAGAAACCTCTCTATAATGAAGAATTTCCCTTCCTTCTTTCTCCTTCAATCACAGTTTCTGCGTACCAAATTCGAGAAACaccaaattaattaagcaaTTGCTTGGTCCACGGAGAAATTTGCAGCAAAAATAGTTAAGAATGGTCAAAGGCTAATTGTTTGATATTCTGCCAAAACAGAGTgctctacattaaaaaaaaataatgataacaataatacagaATAACATGGATCATTTGTTGTATAAAAACCTGGCTAATCTCCATTATATTTCTCCCGCCACGACCAACAACCAATCCAATATATTCGTCAGCAACACCAATCGTCACAGAGTTAGGACGATCGTTTTGGAAAACATCAGAAGGCCTTCTATTAATCACAGTCAACATACTCTTTAATTATACTTCATAGCATACAAATGTTTACAGAACAGCACCAAAACATAAAGAGATATTGATGATAGAATTCCTAATGAGATGAGGTGAATCAGCTGGAACCAAGAAGGTTAATGGCTAATGTTTACCTAGAGGAGCTGGTTGCATATATTGAGTCCTACGAAACAATTCGATGATTCACCATGGAGAATAATCTTGATTAATTAACCAAGAGGGTTAATAAATGCGcacatattttaaaatgaaaaaaaaattaaggtcaATTAGCACACAAAATTAATTAGCCCATCAAACACCTATTTAATTATAATCGATCAATATAAGACCGTCAGGAGACCTGTTGCCCATATTTCCAGTGTCTGCGAATGAGTCTCCGAAGACAAAAAGCTTTGGCTTTTTATTGTCTTCATATCCTGCAATTCATAGGTTTAATGTTCGTTTAAATTAATTGAGGACTAGCAGAGCAGAAAATTGAtgttgaaataagaaaaaataacttcaaataaATTGTGCAAATAGAAAGGAGGGAAAGTAGCAGCAAAAGAGCAAAACTTTTCCTTTGAACTAGAGAATTTTGTAGATGGGGTGAAGTTTTTGGAGAAAGACATGTTCGGTTTTTACAGCTATGGTTTTATTCATGGTTATAAAGCTCAATGACAGAAATTCTTACAGTTTTTGATGCATGGTTTTTAATTTGCTAGTTTTGGTGAGTTACATAATAACATCCATTGTTCCAACAGCTGACAGATCCTCAGGAGGAACCCCTTCCATCCGAACTTGTGCTGCTTTCATGCGTACGATTTTACAGGGACAGCTCCTCCAAGATAAGGTTACTGTTCTACTCGATATGACGAGTTTATGTATTTTCAAACCAATTTTAAACTGCCAACACAGTTTTGTGATTTTGTCTACTTTCCTCTTCTTATATCGTTAGTTTGGATCaccattcttttaaaaaaacaaagaaacgaaGGTTGTGTTAACACAGGACGCAGTGAAGGCATctgaagatgaaataaaaatgcttttgaaacctGCGACCATCATCTTTTATTGTCAAATTGCGAGTCAGCTTCCTGTTGTTCATCTCATAGTTTCCCACAATAGAGGAAAATATACTGCAAGATCAAAGACCCTCCAATGAGAAGATTACTGGAGGGATAGAAGATGGCGACTTCTGATTCTCAATAAGAATGTCAGATGTAGAAGAAAACGGCATCAAGTTGGATGAGATTTTGCAGAATTTTGAGCGCTTCTGGAGAGCCTTTAACATCATCAACCTGCAAGCAAAAGGCATGCAGTCAACGTAAACTGCATATTTACAAGGAACTATTTGTCTTCGGAAAGAAAAACAAGGCAAAATATTGGTCTCAGAAATGCATCCCAAGAATCGGTTCTCttccaataaaatatatgatattgTGTGCAGACTTTTGTCTTCTAAGTAGCTGTACTTCATTCTCTATGGACTGCAATGATTCCAGCATCATCTGTAACTCGGCAATTTGTGCCTTGAAATCCCAGAAAACCCAAGTGAACCAAATTTAGGAAACACGAAATCAAGGTCACACAGAAAACCAGTCAGATAACCAaaagagttatatatatatatatatgttagccAAACGGGGGAAAATGGGATAGAGAGTAATGGGATGTGAGAAAGAGGAGAACCTCAAGTTTAAAGCATCTTGATCTCTCAGCAACTAGTTGACCTTGGACAGAATGAAGTTCctggaaaaaaattgagagagagagaaaaatgatattaaaactatatattaccATTTAATGAAGAATGTGTTCTCTCGTGTGAGAATATTTCTCAAGTACATACCTTGGAGAGTTCTGCATGAGTACCATTAACTTCATCAATCTTTTCTGTAAGCCTAAAATTGTCTGCTCTGACTTCTGCGAGGGACAATTCCAGcacctttttctcttctttcagtGCATCAATTTCAAATCCCAAATCTTGTTCAGTAGAATTCTTTCCAGTTCCATTAGAGTTCAGATTTAAGTTGGAGAATCCAACTTTTCAGATTTGGCCAAGGCATGTGCAGCAGTAACAGAAGCTGCTGACCGAAAAATCTTTGGACGCGATGCATCTCTTGGTTTAAGTCTCATAACaaaaacttagaaaataaaGTGCAATCAAGGAAACAGGGTTAAATTAAGAAGGATGGTGTGTGCGGGCACTATAATCAGTGCAAATGCTACTAGTCTACTAGAGCACATACCTCGTTGTTGTATTTCCCATTATAGCCACCAAAGGCAACCAAATGCCTCTCTCCGTTAATTAATACTGAGCAAACACCAAGTCCCTGCTTTTGAGattataattagaaaattttGCGAGCATGGAAGTAACTTCTCCGTCAATTCAGCCAcaactaaatttttaacatattcCACCACAGCTTTTGCATTTCCccaaaaatgaattttcaatACAAGATAAGTTTCCCATCAAAATCAGTACAAGCATGGAAtccataaaaggaaaaattgatGTCTGAAACAGGGAGTGAGTTCTTCTTCAAATTCCAGCAAGCTTACAGCCCTGTAAATATTAAATGAGATCCAGAATGATACGTCCCAtgtttcaagttgattttgatAGTTTTTAGTCCTTTTCATATTATTCATCTTTGACCAGTGAAATTGATATCCATGATCTAGCTTTTCTGGAAAATGCCGATGTACTAACAAGGTGTTGCTTCCAGTCGAAAAGTTCTCTCAATAAAATGGGTGGCTAAAATTACAGAGTAAAACTTGAGAAAGGCACAAAGTACTCACCTCGCAAGCAAGTGGATTTCTTTCCCTTGCACTATTCCAAGCAAgcttagaaaatatttaaaacaaggGTCTCTTGGCAACCTGGGAATCATCAACAATTGAAGGCACAGTTTTTAGAGAATAGTGCTAAGCAAATCCAGTAATTGGAATTAGACGAAGAAAAGTTACTGCTTAACACCAACGATATACCAGTTCTCACCAATGGCTACACCAGCATGACCAGTCCTAGGAGTAACCAAATCACCTTGAACTTCAGGCTTGGATCACTCCATCTAGAGTAAAGGAAGACCTTGTCATTGTTAAAAAGAGATGTGTGTCTGGATGTATGAAAATctgagaaaatacaaaataattccCTTCATGcaataaaatgcaaaataagCATGTCTTGGTTAGTCCACAAGCAACCACGGGAATGCTATCAATGAATAGGAAAGCCAATGCAAACACTTGCAGCATGCTTCTTTTGTTTAGAAGTGTCTCATGGACTAAATGtttcatcaataaatattatcattcaTAAAATGCAATGCAACACCATGCTATATATCTTATCTGATGACTTAGCAATCCGTTTTTCAACTTGTTAAATTATATGCTTTGTGTTTCTAGTAATTCATTTctcaataaagaaattaaacatGATAGCATTTACTCCACATTCCACATGTCAATTTAAACCCCACATCCCCTACATACATCTCATcccaaaagataaataaatggCATTACTTACAGTCTGAAGTCGAGTACATGAAGATCATTGAAGAAGATTGAATGGGAACAACCACCAAAGATTAGAAGATAGAGGTCCCCATTTATTGCAGATGTGTTATCAAATCTGGGAGCTGGAGGTGTCTGCCTATCAAGACACAAGAAAATGATTCAGAAGACTTCTGGAAAGTTGCAAGCAGCTGAATCTAAAAGTTTAACAGAAACTTACTTAATTTGTTGCTAACACAtctcaattatttaaaattatccaaaaacactaaaaaattaatttcttaaaaacagCATTTCtccgcaaaaacaaacaaggtgTGCTTAAAAGTCACGGCCCAGAAGCTATTATGGCTAATGCAGCCATGGTTCAGCCTGGCCTCAAGTGTTCAGCTGGCTGGACACTTGGTCCAGCAAACCCATAAACGATCGGAAGTCCAGTCCGTCATGTTTTCATGTTGGATCTTGTTCAGggacattatttttcttttaattgacgAATTGCCAACACgcaaataataatcaaaggccaagaaaatatatattgattcctaagctattttatttttggttcagTAGATAATCATTGGCCTTAGGTTACTTAGAACTAAGCAGCACTCTTTCATATCCCCCGTCCTTGATGTGAGGAAAATTTCCTTAGCTTCCTTTAACACTTATGTCATTGCTTCATTCCGTTTTCATGAgctaataagatttttttatgagaatataagctaataaatttgaaatatcttgatttacttTGAATAAAGTACATCATCTTATAGTATATTGATTCGCATATGTAACCAAAGGTCCATATAATAATTTATGCATGAGAATTGGACTTGATAAAATTGTATTATCATCAACAACAAACTCTGTTCTACGTGTTAgagattaaaattttcaatacgTTTGTGTTGACCAACGATGGTCAGTCTAGTCTTCTTAATATGAGGGCCCTCAGACTCCCGCTTCTTCCTACATCCTTTACGGTTCACACCTAATCAAGTTGTGTACTGCAAAATACAAATGCTTAAAAGTCACCAAACAAAGTTGgtgtaagaaaaatcaatgtctTCTTCAAAGTGGAGTTCAAATATGAACAGAATGGGAAAGTAGGAAAGGCATGCCATTCTTGGTTCCATATATATTACAAGACAGGTCAAGTCAAAAAGCGGAGATATGGTCTTTATTCTATGCAGAAACTGCATGAGGACAGAGAAGACAGTCCAACATGATTGTCGCCCCACCAGGTCACCGACCAGcaataagaatccaaaacactgTCGGTTCCTTTCTACCATCATGCAGTTAAAAATTGGGCATTGGACTGAAGCGATTGTTTGACATACTGTTGGTTATTTAGTTAGAAGGCCTTGATTAAATGCCGATCTTAAATTTGTACGTCAGCTCCCAAATGTAAGAGCTTTGACGCTGCAATGAACAGTGGATGGTCCATAAAACTAAAACGGATCTTTTTTGTGGAAACTTTGGTTGGTGAATTTGTGGGTGTGCTCGTGGCCTAAGATTTTCCGGATATTCTGGAGAGTAGGATATGGGATCGAGAAGCACATTGGAAGCTAGATACGTGTGATATTACAACATTTATTCACGTTAAATTATGGGTTATTTTATAGGAAAACATGTGAAGAATGCTacgactgtttttttttagattaacatggGTGTCTGGATGGACCAGTTTTTATGTATCATACCAGCTTTTGTGTATCTTGATTAATTCTAtgggtcctgaaattaacgatcatatcAGCTTTTgtgtatcttgattaattttatggatCCTGagattaacgaccatataaacttTCAGTGaccctaaaatttataagactCAAACCagtaatctttaaaaaacaaactcatgCTACTACTGATGACACCAAAGTTGAAAATTATTGGCATTTGCTATTAGCATGTTTTGTTCAAGAAAAATTGAGGGcggaaaaaaaaggatatgcTTCAATGCACAGCCACTCTATTAATCGGTAAGGACAATTCAGAACAGCAGATCACCAATAAGCAAAAAAATACGTTCTTGCACTCTTACATGGACTTTTTAAAGCATGGAATCAAAGGAAGTGATAATCTGTGCATGCATGGAACTGAAATTCAATTTGTGCAAGAATAGAAGACTGTTCAATATATCATTCGAACTCGGTTCTTAAGGACAGATGTATTTATATTCAATGATGGAAAGTGTACATGATATTGtgggaaaataaatttaactctATTAATTCCAAGTTCAACAGCAAAAGGAAATGACTGAACAGTCCAGTTTGTTGTGCAAGTTTAGCCCGTTGTTAACATACACGCGGAGCAGACAATCGTTAGCATAAATCACCGCAGGACAGCTACCAGTGCGTGGAAAATTCGTGTTTTCGACAGTGGAGTTCAAATATGAATAGAATGATAGAGTGGGAAATGCATGCTATTTGTCCCACTGCCGGAGTTAAATATTACAAGACACTTCTTTGtcgaaaaagaaaaagtagGGCTAAAGTTTTTATTGTATTCAGATACTGCCGATAGACAGAAACAGACAGTCCTCCACAGTACCGACACCCTCCactaaaacaaaacccaaagCACACGTTCCGTTCTATAATCATCATCAAGTTTACCAAGCGAGAGGTCCTGGAAATTTAAGAATCTTTTCAAAACCGCGTCTCGTTTCCTTTACAATGCCTATATATAGGGTTACAACTTCAAGCATTTCCAGTCAACAAAGCATATTTGTTTCTCATACACTGAGTGACACGCATATTAAACATATACATTGAGCCGTACGTGAGAGAATAATCTGGAAATGGCAAGTCCAAGGTTGTTAGGGACTGCTTTCCTGGTCTTGCTTATTGCAGACCTCGCCTTTGCTGCTAGGACACTGCAGGCAATCAGTGGAGGTGGAAGGAAGGGagctggtggtggtgatggaggTCAAGGCATTGGATCGGGAAGTGGGTCAGGCTATGGAAGTGGAAGTGGTGGTGGCAAGGGTGGGAATGGAGGTGGCGGTGGTGAAGGTCAAGGCATTGGATCGGGAAGTGGATCAGGCTATGGAAGTGGCAAGGGTGGGGAtgggggtgggggtggtggTGGATATGGCTCTGGGCCAACTTATGGTAACAGTTCGGCTTATGGGGAGGCCTATGGCTCTGGATATGGTGGAGGCAAAGGAAGTGGTGGTAATGGAGATCAAGGCACTAGATCAAGAAGTGGGTCAAGTTATGGACGTGGAAGTGGCGGTAGCAAGGGTGGCAATGGAGCaggtggtggaggaggtggtggtggtggtcaaGGCACTGGATCAGGAAGTGGGTCAGGCTATGGAAGTGGAAGTGGCAAGGGTGGgaatggaggtggtggtggaggaggaggaggtggtggtggtggtggaggtcaAGGCACTGGATCAGGAAGTGGGTCAGGCTATGGAAGTGGAAGTGGCAATGGCAAGGGTGGGAAtggaggtggtggaggaggaggaggaggtgccGGTGGAGGTCAAGGCACTGGATCAGGAAGTGGGTCAGGCTATGGAAGTGGCGGTAACGAGGGTGGgaatggaggtggtggtggtggtggtggaggtcaAGGCACTGGATCAGGAAGTGGGTCAGGCTTCGAGGGTGGgaatggaggtggtggtggtggtggtggaggtcaAGGCACTGGATCAGGAAGTGGGTCAGGCTTTGGAAGTGGAAGTGGCAATGGCAAGGGTGGgaatggaggtggtggtggaggaggaggaggaggaggtgctAGTGGAGGTCAAGGTACTGGATCAGGAAATGGGTCAGGCTATGGAAGTGGAAGTGGCAAGGGTGGgaatggaggtggtggtggaggaggaggaggaggaggaggtggtggtggtggtggaggtcaAGGCATTGGATCAGGAAGAGGGTCAGGCTATGGAAGTGGAAGTGGCAAGGGCAAGGGCAggaatggaggaggaggaggaggaggaggaggtggtggaggtCAAGGCACTGGATTAGGAAACGGATCAGGCTATGGAAGTGGAAGTGGCCATGGTGGGAATGGAGGTGATGGTGGTGGAGGTCAAGGCAATGGATCAGGAAGCGGGTCAGGCTATGGAAGTGGCAATGGCAAGGGTGGgaatggaggtggtggtggaggaggaggaggtggaggaggaggcaCTGGATCAGGAAGTGGGTCAGGCTATGGAAGTGGAAGTGGAAGTGGCGGCGGCGGCaaaggtggtggaggaggaggaggaggaggaggtggtggtggtggtggtggtggtggtggtggagaaggATCTGGCTCAGGTTATGGTAACGGGTCAGGTTATGGTTCTGGATATTGAGGAGAGAAAGC is a window of Populus nigra chromosome 10, ddPopNigr1.1, whole genome shotgun sequence DNA encoding:
- the LOC133705778 gene encoding glycine-rich cell wall structural protein-like, translating into MASPRLLGTAFLVLLIADLAFAARTLQAISGGGRKGAGGGDGGQGIGSGSGSGYGSGSGGGKGGNGGGGGEGQGIGSGSGSGYGSGKGGDGGGGGGGYGSGPTYGNSSAYGEAYGSGYGGGKGSGGNGDQGTRSRSGSSYGRGSGGSKGGNGAGGGGGGGGGQGTGSGSGSGYGSGSGKGGGGGGGGQGTGSGSGSGYGSGSGNGKGGNGGGGGGGGGAGGGQGTGSGSGSGYGSGGNEGGNGGGGGGGGGQGTGSGSGSGFEGGNGGGGGGGGGQGTGSGSGSGFGSGSGNGKGGNGGGGGGGGGGGASGGQGTGSGNGSGYGSGSGKGGNGGRGSGYGSGSGKGKGRNGGGGGGGGGGGGQGTGLGNGSGYGSGSGHGGNGGDGGGGQGNGSGSGSGYGSGNGKGGNGGGGGGGGGGGGGTGSGSGSGYGSGSGSGGGGKGYGSGY
- the LOC133705777 gene encoding putative glycine-rich cell wall structural protein 1; translated protein: MASPRLLGTAFLVLLIADLTFAARTLQATGGGGGGGQGGGGGGGSGSGLGSGYGSGSGYGSGEGYGAGGRGGGGGGGGGGGGGGGGGGGSGSGSGSGSGSGSGSGSGNGNGGGGGGGYGSGYGGGKGKRLP